From the Maniola jurtina chromosome Z, ilManJurt1.1, whole genome shotgun sequence genome, one window contains:
- the LOC123880262 gene encoding sodium/potassium/calcium exchanger 4-like, which yields MAKMLERTNILCTSKYRVAFCIRVLLFFGIPMFYFLVNSQNATIEEDNSGLEPSFASRHLLGLIEQGNKNCTPPAILEFPSDGLNRSQRQHGFILIHCVLAVYCFLLLGIICEDYFVPSLEILCERLNMEADIAGATFMAAASSSPELFINCIGTFVTEGDLGVGAIVGSAVFNVLAVPACCALVAGRVVELDWWSVSRDCMMYAVAVVVLIFTLLDDKVYWYEALLLVVLYTFYILTMVYNESLGSIARSNCCPFNRKNSYTEISPLLASEQKDNFVAPSTTKDIEKINRSNSQGSNDSDVSSIWSWPGEKFSGLQKLFWLLTWPMGLALWLTIPDCKKRHSLYLLTFTMCVLWIASMSYLVAWIITVIGDTLNIPDSITGLTILAAGASLPEAVSSVIVTKQGHGSMGISNTIGSNTFDILLCLGLPWLVKSVFFPSYPDNHWVMINSSGLSYSAISLLSTLLAFYLFLLLNKFQLDWKVGLSYAVVYAGFLVMAAMIELNVLFPVNLPICPHS from the exons aTGGCTAAAATGCTGGAAAGGACTAATATTTTATGCACGAGTAAATACAGGGTAGCTTTTTGCATCCGTGTTCTGTTATTCTTCGGCATACCGATGTTCTATTTTCTTGTGAACTCACAAAATGCAACTATCGAAGAGGATAACTCAG GTTTGGAACCTAGTTTTGCATCTCGCCACCTGTTGGGGCTAATTGAACAAGGAAATAAAAATTGCACGCCGCCAGCGATATTAGAATTTCCTTCTGATGGCCTGAATAGATCCCAAAGACAGCAC GGATTTATACTGATTCATTGCGTGTTGGCCGTGTACTGTTTTTTACTGCTGGGGATCATCTGCGAGGATTACTTTGTGCCTTCGTTGGAAATATTATGTGAAC GTTTGAACATGGAAGCTGATATTGCCGGAGCAACGTTCATGGCTGCAGCCAGTTCAAGCCCCGAGCTCTTCATCAACTGTATCGGCACCTTTGTGACGGAGGGAGATCTTGGTGTGGGCGCCATAGTGGGTTCGGCGGTGTTCAATGTCCTTGCTGTGCCCGCTTGCTGCGCTCTGGTTGCTGGCAGG GTGGTAGAATTGGATTGGTGGTCTGTCTCCCGAGATTGCATGATGTACGCGGTGGCGGTCGTTGTCCTGATCTTTACTCTACTGGATGACAAAGTGTATTGGTACGAGGCTTTGTTGCTGGTTGTGCTGTACACGTTCTATATTCTCA CCATGGTGTACAACGAGAGCCTCGGATCCATTGCAAGAAGCAATTGCTGTCCTTTCAATAGAAAAAATAGTTACACTGAGATTTCACCATTATTGGCTTCAG aGCAAAAGGACAACTTTGTAGCTCCTTCGACAACAAAggatatagaaaaaataaatagaagtaACAGCCAAGGGTCGAATGATTCTG ATGTTAGTTCGATTTGGTCCTGGCCGGGCGAGAAGTTTTCGGGTCTGCAGAAGCTGTTCTGGCTGCTTACATGGCCCATGGGCCTGGCGCTCTGGCTCACTATCCCGGACTGCAAGAAGCGACATAGCTTGTACCTTCTGACCTTCACCATGTGCGTCTTGTGGATCGCCTCCATGTCCTACTTAGTCGCATGGATTATCACTGTTATTG GCGATACCCTCAATATTCCGGATAGCATTACTGGCCTCACCATTTTAGCAGCGGGCGCTAGTCTACCAGAAGCTGTGTCGAGCGTCATTGTCACAAAGCAAG GTCACGGTTCAATGGGCATCAGCAATACAATAGGATCGAACACTTTCGACATCCTGTTATGTCTAGGGTTGCCCTGGCTTGTCAAATCCGTGTTCTTTCCTTCGTATCCTGATAATCATTGG GTAATGATCAACTCAAGTGGCCTCTCCTATAGCGCTATATCTCTTCTATCTACTTTATTAGCGTTTTACTTATTCCTCCTTTTAAACAAGTTCCAATTAGATTGGAAAGTTGGTTTGTCATATGCAGTAGTGTATGCTGGGTTCCTTGTAATGGCTGCAATGATTGAGCTCAACGTACTTTTCCCAGTTAATTTGCCAATTTGCCCACATTCATAA